The following is a genomic window from Terriglobales bacterium.
GCGGACTGACCCGACCGGCACCTGTCCCTTGTGCCGTGACGGGCGACGCGCCGACCGGCTTCTTACAGGAAGCCGCGCAACTGGTCTTCTTCGAGCGCGACGTGGGCGGCAAGATTACGGGCCACCTGCCAGCCCTGCTCGCGAACGCCGGCGACGATGTCGGGAAGTTCATCCTCGGTGGCGCCGCGCAGTTGCTCCAGAGCGCTGCGGAAGTCACGCAGTTCGCCGCGCAGCGTCTCGTGCTGATACACCATCTCGCGGGCGAAGTTCGCCAGTTCGGGGCTGATGGTCGCTACTTCCTCCTGCAACCAGGTCTCTTCGCGGGAAAAGTGATCGGGGATGGTCTCGCACAGCCGGACGCCGTAGCGGTAGAGGTCGCCGGTATCGCTGAGCTGCGCGAAGCTCCGGCCGTAGCGCTCCAGGCTGTCCAGAGCGTAGGCCAGATCGGCCAGATCGGCCATCACCGATTCGTGGTCATCGTGGACGCGCTCGCATTCCGCCCAAAAGTTCATGCCAGATGTGGTCATACCAACCTCACATGGGAGTCCACGCTCCGAGGTGAACTCCAGCGAAGCTTAGCCGGCACTGCCACGGGTAGCGGTGACGGAGGTCACCGGCGGAAGTGACAGGCATCACCGGAGCGGATTCGTCCCACTCGTCCAGCCAAGGTAGAAGGCGGCGCGGCCCTGGGGATTGGCTTTAGCAGTGTTCCACTGCGGCCGGAGACGGCCGGGGCAACGAAGGGGAACGGGGATCGAGCGCACGCGCCACCGCTGCGTCATAGGAGATCGGCTGGATGTGGGGAAACAGGAGTTTGGCCAGCGGACTGGTGCAGACCGATTCGCTCTTCAACCCTTCAATCAGCGGCCGGGTAACTGCGGGAGAAAACGGGGTCACCAGGTCGAGCCAGTAGGAGGAAAGCCGAGGCGTCAGCACCGGCACCGCGATCAGCCAGCGTTTAAGACCCCGCCGGCGGGCGTAGCCGAGCATCATGCTGCCGTAGGTTTCGACGGTGGCGCCACCGATCTCGATCGGTTCCTCCGCGCAACACTGCAGGTCGAGGGCGGCGACCAAGTACGCGAGCACGTCGTCGATGGCGATGGGCTGGGTGCGCGTGAGCACCCAGCGCGGGCAGATCATGACCGGGAGCCGCTCCGTCAGACAGCGGATGATCTCGAATGAGGTGCTGCCGCCACCCACGATGATCCCGGCGCGAAACTCGATCAGGGGAGGTCCGTACTTCCGCAGGATCGCGCCGGTCTCCCGACGGCTCTTCAGATGCGACGAGAGCACGGACCCGCTGGTGGCAAGCCCGCCCAGGTAGACGACACGGCGTACACCGGCTTGCCTCGCCGCCACCGCGAAATTGTAGGCGGCCTGGCGGTCCCGTTGTTCGAACCCGGCTTCTTGCCCCGACATGGAGTGAATGAGGTAGTAGGCCACCTCAGAGTTGGAAAGCGCCGGCGGCAGGGTTTCCGCACGCAGCGCGTCGGCCTCGACCACCTGTAGGCCACTGGCGGGAGCCAACGACACACGGGAGCGATCCCGCACCATGCATGTAATCTCGTGTCCGGCCCGGGCAAGTTTCTGCACCAGCTGCCCGCCAACGTAGCCGGTTGCGCCCGTGACAAGGATCCTCATACGACCTCTCGGTTGAGCCAGCAGATCCCGAAATTCAGGTACGTGGCGTAGGCGACCCAGGCGAGATACGGCGTCATCAACCAGAACGCAGGACGGGAGACCGTCACGAAGCTCGTCGCCGTAAGCACGATGGCGACCAGGAGCAGACCGATCCCGATCAGGGCCGCTCCCGGCTGTCGCAAACCGAAAAAGATGTAGGACCAGGCCGCATTCAGGCACAGTTGCACGAAGAACAAAGCCAGCGGAAGCCACACGTTCGTCTCGCTCCGCTGCCGCCACACCAGCCACGCCGCCGTCCCCATCAGCAGGTACAGGGTCGACCACACCGGCCCGAATACCCACGCCGGCGGCGTGCCAGCGGGCTTCAAGAGCGCCGGATACCAGGTCTTCACCGAAGATGCGGTGAATACCGAGCCAATCCCGGCGGCACCGAAACAGATCGCGACAAATCCCAGCCAACTCACCGCACTGCTAAACATGTGAGCGTTCCAACCTTTCTACGTTTTCGATGTATCGTTTCGCGTCGAACTTCCGGCCGGTGCTGGCCAGCGACATGTAACGCACCTGTCCGAACACGGGCCGCTCGAACCAGGGCCGGTCGTGCTTGCCCACGATGGCCCAAGCTATCCCGGCGTAACCGTTAGGGTCGCGACCGTCGAGCTGGTAATGGTCGTTCAGCCAGATAGCCCGCTGATACGCCGCGGCGACCGATGGGCTCCACTCCAGGATCTTCTTGGCCCAGTACATCCGCAAATAGTTGTGCATCCATCCGGTCAGGACCATCTGTTTCTGCGCTGCGTTCCAGAGCGGGTCATGGGTTTCCGCGCGTTCCAGGCTCTGCTCGCTGTAGACGATCGGCCGCCGGTCCGACGCATGCTGCGCGAAGGAACGGTCGGCCCAGGGCTCCAGGCATGCCATGGAATCGTACGAAGCGTTGAAACGCACGAAATTCACTGCCAGCTCGCGGCGGACAATCAGTTGCTCCAGGAATGCTTGCTTGGCGTGGGCGGGCGCATCGGCGCCTTGGACACACGCCGCCACCGTGTGCGGTCCCAGGTGTCCGAAATGAAGGTAGGGAGACAGGCGGCTGGTGGCGTCTCTTTCCGGCCGGTTGCGGCCGTCCGCATACCCCGCCAATTTCTGGGCGATGAAGGCGCGCAAACGGCGCATCCCCTCGCTGGTGCCGCCCCGCCAGGCACTCACCGGCGCCACCGAGCGGTCTAACCTCCACTCGCAGGTAAAGTCGGCTTCCCAGGGCTGCGAGCGCAGTTTCGGCGGCGCAGCCCAAGCAACCCGGGCTTCCGGGTTCTCCGAGTGTGCCAGAAAGCTGGGCAGGAGTCTCAGCAGATGCGGGCGAATGGTGCGCGCAGCATAGTGCTCCCTTGCCAGCAGCTTTGAGGGGACGATCACGTCGCTATCGACCGTCCAGAATGGCACCTTCAAATCGCGGGCGACTCGCCTCCTCCAGCTCTCGGTCTGCCGCAGTGGGTTCTCGTCGCCCACCACCATGGCCGGACGCACTTCTTCGAGAAACCGGAGAAGGCTGTGTTGCGGATACGGGCGGAAGCAGAGTCCCACCCCGCGCTCTGCCAGACCTGCAGCGATATCGGGAATGCCGTCGGCCAGGAAGCGGAAGTGACGTTGGTTCGCCCCGGCATAGAAAGGTACCGGGGCAAAGAACACCACCACCGGCTTGCTCAACTCGCTGCCAAGACGGACGGCAACGTCCAGGGCGGGATTGTCCACCGCCCGCTGGGAGCGCTGCATCCAGTACACGATGCAGTTGCCTTCAACATCGGGAGGTCCCGGCCGCCGCACCGTTACCCGGGCCTTCTCACTCATCCTTTGAACTGCTCTCATTCAACATTCCTTTGCCGTTGAGGACGGGAGAACGGCTGTGGTTTGACCATTCTCCCGGTCTGATGTTTACTGTAAGTCAAATATATTTGCTTGTACGGACAAATCGACCGGGATGCGCAATTCGTGTGAACGGGAATCAAAGGTTCGCCTCACTTTTTGACAGGGAGGAAAAACGGGTGAACAAGACCATCAGCGAAGGCCTGAAGCCTTACGCGCTGGGGGAGAAACTTCGCGGGCTGCGGCTGAAGAAGAGTATGGGGCTGGTAGAGCTCGGCAGGCACACCGGGCTCTCGCCGGCCATGCTGTCCAAGCTGGAGCGCGGCAGGCTGTTCCCCACCTTGCCTACGCTGCTGCGCATCGCCATGGTGTTCAGCGTTGGCCTGGAATACTTCTTTACCGACGAGCGCAAGCGGCGCGTGGCAGCCATCGTGCGCAAACGCGAACGTATCCGGTTCCCGGAGCGACCGGGCGGCGGCGAGATCTCCTACTGGTTCGAGAGCCTGGATTTTCCCGCCACCGAACGCAAGCTCAACGCATTCCTGGCCGAATTCCAGCCGGTTGCCAAGGACAAGTTGCGCTTCCACCAGCACGGCGGGATCGAGTTCCTCTACATGATCCGCGGGAAGCTCGAACTGACGATTGGCAGCGATGTACACGTGCTCGAGGCGAGCGATGCCATCTACTTCGACTCCGCCGTGCGCCACGCTTATCACCGCGCCGGCAGGCAGCGCAGCGCGGCCATCATCGTGACCGCCGCATGAAACTCTCCGGATCATTACCATCGACCAGGACGTGAACATCGCGGCACACCCCGCCGCGCGCCAGGCCGGGTATGGGGCGCGAGGCTTCCGCGTTGCGACCGCGATGGTTGGGCGAGGAGAGGGTTTTCGTGAAGTGCGAAGCGCGAAGTTATCGCCTGAGACGCCGGAATTGTGGCGTATACTGTAGAAGTCTTCTTTCGCATCCTTCCGCCGGGTGTTTCTCACGTCGGTTCTTTGCGCGACCAGACGGCAAGAAACCTGGCCGGAGGGGAAGTAGCTGCGTCCTTACTCCTTCCTGCCTAACCAGACTCACAACGGATCTCAGCTCAAGCCACACGCCGCGGAGCGAAATCCGGATTCGCACGCAGCCGCAAGAGTAGCCGGCGCAAAGGAGCACCCGATGACAGACTCACGTCCCTCTGGGGAATGTGGAGGGAAGCTGCTACTGCTCGACGGCAATACCACCACCCGAGACCTGCGGGCCAAGGTCATGCGAAAGCTCGGCCTGGACGTGGATTGTGCCGCCGACACGATTCAAGCCTTCCTCCTGTGGCGGCCGGACTTCTATGGCTTGGTGGTGGTCGATTTCCGCGAGGCTCCCTGGGTCGTGCAGCAATTCTGCAGTGAAATTCGAGCGGCAAGCCCCAGGCAAAGAATCGTCTATTTTGTGGGCAAGCCACGCTATCTGGCATTTTCTCCGCCGGACAGCGCAGAGACCGCGGAGCAACGCGACTATGGCGAATGGGGACACCGGGTTCGGACTCTGTTTGCGGATGCCTGTGAGAAGCTCCCCCGGCGGGGAAGCTTGTTGGAAGCGGCATGGCGAATCTCCGCGAGACGGTCGTTGAACGATCCTCGCCCTGAAATGGCCGCAACCCGCAATCATCGTCTCTCGTTGTCGTTCGCGGAGGCCGTGAAGCTGGCACAGATCAGCCGGGCGGTGACTCTGTGACGGAAGTACCGGGGAACGAAGGCGCCGGAGCAAGAATCCTTCTGGTGGGCGAGAACCAACGCTTGATGCGCACGCAGGCCGTCATGCTCAGCACCCACGGGTACGAGGTCGAAACCGTCAAGGACGCCTCCGAAGCACGCGCACGCTGGCGTGCTCGCCGTCCGGATCTGGTGCTGGTGGCGCTCAGCGAAAGCGCCGGTAGCAACTTCGGGGCGCTGCGCAGCATTCGCGAGTGGGACCCCGCACAGCGTGTAGGGTTCTTGCTCAGCGGCGCCCAGTATCTGTGCCGTGTCTTTTTCAACGGCGAGATGATAGTGCGCGGAGAAGGCCCTGAGGACATCATCGAAAGAGTCCGAGCGCTGCTGAGCGAGGGCTAGATTGCGTTTCTTCGGCGGCCTCTTGGCAAAACGCCGATAGCACTTAACGGCACCAGCATCGAAGGAGGAGCACCATGAAGAAGATCTATGTGGGGAACCTGTCGTTTGGGACTACGGAAGCGGATTTGCGGGGAATGTTCGAGGCACACGGGTCCGTGCAGGCTGTGAACGTGATCACCGAGCCGAGCACCGGGCGTCCTCGGGGATTCGCCTTCGTGGAGATGGCCGAGGACACTGACGCAGAAAAGGCCATCGCGGCTCTCAATGGCACGGAGGTGGGTGGGCGGCAATTGACCGTAAATGAAGCCCGGCCGCAACGCGATCGCGGTGACCGAAAAGGCGGCGGAAACAGCCATGCACGCCAGCGGCGCGAGCCACGCTGGTAGCCGGTTTCGTCGCGGGTCACAGGTAGAGATAAGAGATTCGCCGAGGAGGTACTATGGCTGG
Proteins encoded in this region:
- a CDS encoding hemerythrin domain-containing protein, with the translated sequence MTTSGMNFWAECERVHDDHESVMADLADLAYALDSLERYGRSFAQLSDTGDLYRYGVRLCETIPDHFSREETWLQEEVATISPELANFAREMVYQHETLRGELRDFRSALEQLRGATEDELPDIVAGVREQGWQVARNLAAHVALEEDQLRGFL
- a CDS encoding NAD(P)H-binding protein — protein: MRILVTGATGYVGGQLVQKLARAGHEITCMVRDRSRVSLAPASGLQVVEADALRAETLPPALSNSEVAYYLIHSMSGQEAGFEQRDRQAAYNFAVAARQAGVRRVVYLGGLATSGSVLSSHLKSRRETGAILRKYGPPLIEFRAGIIVGGGSTSFEIIRCLTERLPVMICPRWVLTRTQPIAIDDVLAYLVAALDLQCCAEEPIEIGGATVETYGSMMLGYARRRGLKRWLIAVPVLTPRLSSYWLDLVTPFSPAVTRPLIEGLKSESVCTSPLAKLLFPHIQPISYDAAVARALDPRSPSLPRPSPAAVEHC
- a CDS encoding TspO/MBR family protein, giving the protein MFSSAVSWLGFVAICFGAAGIGSVFTASSVKTWYPALLKPAGTPPAWVFGPVWSTLYLLMGTAAWLVWRQRSETNVWLPLALFFVQLCLNAAWSYIFFGLRQPGAALIGIGLLLVAIVLTATSFVTVSRPAFWLMTPYLAWVAYATYLNFGICWLNREVV
- a CDS encoding deoxyribodipyrimidine photo-lyase is translated as MSEKARVTVRRPGPPDVEGNCIVYWMQRSQRAVDNPALDVAVRLGSELSKPVVVFFAPVPFYAGANQRHFRFLADGIPDIAAGLAERGVGLCFRPYPQHSLLRFLEEVRPAMVVGDENPLRQTESWRRRVARDLKVPFWTVDSDVIVPSKLLAREHYAARTIRPHLLRLLPSFLAHSENPEARVAWAAPPKLRSQPWEADFTCEWRLDRSVAPVSAWRGGTSEGMRRLRAFIAQKLAGYADGRNRPERDATSRLSPYLHFGHLGPHTVAACVQGADAPAHAKQAFLEQLIVRRELAVNFVRFNASYDSMACLEPWADRSFAQHASDRRPIVYSEQSLERAETHDPLWNAAQKQMVLTGWMHNYLRMYWAKKILEWSPSVAAAYQRAIWLNDHYQLDGRDPNGYAGIAWAIVGKHDRPWFERPVFGQVRYMSLASTGRKFDAKRYIENVERLERSHV
- a CDS encoding XRE family transcriptional regulator → MNKTISEGLKPYALGEKLRGLRLKKSMGLVELGRHTGLSPAMLSKLERGRLFPTLPTLLRIAMVFSVGLEYFFTDERKRRVAAIVRKRERIRFPERPGGGEISYWFESLDFPATERKLNAFLAEFQPVAKDKLRFHQHGGIEFLYMIRGKLELTIGSDVHVLEASDAIYFDSAVRHAYHRAGRQRSAAIIVTAA
- a CDS encoding RNA-binding protein; translated protein: MKKIYVGNLSFGTTEADLRGMFEAHGSVQAVNVITEPSTGRPRGFAFVEMAEDTDAEKAIAALNGTEVGGRQLTVNEARPQRDRGDRKGGGNSHARQRREPRW